In Brevibacillus brevis, a genomic segment contains:
- a CDS encoding luciferase family protein, with the protein MSEYVGAGLTEELLSWSGVEMHPHRFGGVEFQLNGREIGHLHGNRLFDILLPKSERDRWIGDGKAKPHHIYPDSGWVSVYLETEKEVAHAIEIARSKYDQLNRGRK; encoded by the coding sequence ATGAGCGAGTACGTAGGAGCTGGCTTGACCGAAGAGCTGTTGTCCTGGTCTGGTGTTGAGATGCACCCTCATCGGTTTGGAGGGGTCGAATTTCAGTTGAATGGCCGTGAGATTGGGCATCTTCACGGCAACCGCCTGTTTGACATACTCTTGCCAAAATCCGAACGTGACCGCTGGATTGGGGATGGGAAGGCAAAACCCCATCACATCTACCCTGATTCCGGATGGGTGTCCGTGTACCTGGAGACGGAGAAAGAAGTAGCGCATGCCATTGAAATTGCCCGCTCGAAATACGATCAGTTGAACCGGGGGAGGAAGTAA
- a CDS encoding gamma carbonic anhydrase family protein yields the protein MLLLSFENVKPRIHPSVFLAKGVVVSGDVEIGEDSSIWYNTVIRGDIAPTVIGRRVSVQDNSTLHQSPNNPLILEDEVTVGHNAVLHSCIVRRGALIGMGSIIMDKAEIGEDAMVAAGALVPPGMKVPPRTLVVGNPAKVKRELTEADYKEFVRIRQSYVDKGKIYRQLEQTPLERE from the coding sequence ATGCTACTGCTCTCTTTTGAAAATGTCAAGCCGCGCATTCATCCATCCGTATTCCTCGCGAAAGGTGTCGTCGTCTCCGGAGACGTGGAAATCGGCGAAGACTCGTCGATCTGGTACAACACGGTCATTCGTGGAGACATCGCCCCCACTGTCATCGGCCGCCGTGTCAGCGTGCAGGACAACAGCACGCTGCACCAAAGCCCGAACAACCCTTTGATTTTGGAGGATGAGGTGACGGTCGGACACAATGCCGTACTGCACAGCTGCATCGTCAGACGCGGGGCCTTGATCGGAATGGGCTCCATCATCATGGATAAAGCCGAGATCGGAGAGGATGCCATGGTCGCCGCCGGCGCGCTCGTGCCTCCCGGAATGAAGGTGCCTCCTCGCACGCTGGTTGTCGGCAACCCAGCCAAGGTCAAGCGCGAATTGACTGAAGCCGATTACAAGGAATTCGTCCGCATCCGTCAATCGTACGTCGATAAAGGCAAGATCTACCGCCAGTTGGAGCAGACACCGCTGGAGAGAGAATAA
- a CDS encoding VOC family protein, with amino-acid sequence MIAYPFIAVENCKEEIKYYQGVFGGEVEILRKQGEEVFNADLHVGGATLKFADTKAAKPAAKGDYVRVFLRIETEAAFRKIYGEFAAEGTINTEVYEAPFNGLLAIVTDRNGVCWVLSYYRV; translated from the coding sequence ATGATTGCCTATCCATTCATCGCAGTGGAGAACTGCAAGGAAGAAATCAAGTACTATCAGGGAGTCTTCGGCGGCGAGGTTGAGATTTTGCGCAAGCAGGGAGAAGAGGTGTTCAATGCGGACCTGCATGTAGGCGGGGCGACCCTCAAGTTTGCGGATACGAAAGCGGCAAAGCCGGCAGCAAAAGGCGATTACGTGAGAGTTTTCCTGAGGATCGAAACGGAGGCAGCGTTTCGCAAGATCTACGGAGAATTTGCGGCTGAAGGGACGATCAATACAGAGGTATACGAAGCTCCGTTCAACGGTCTTTTGGCAATCGTCACGGACCGCAATGGCGTCTGCTGGGTGCTGTCTTATTATCGTGTGTAA
- a CDS encoding class I SAM-dependent methyltransferase encodes MMSRQDVYEQVGVAMTCRSLQEYVDMFQLSGDWMSQGPILDVAAGASSFVAQVRKAGGDAVAVDPLYLGQAEELYARGKREIANSTEKLRNIAHTYDWGYYGSLEQHRLNREQALEEFIQTYANDGTKQIFVPGGLPRLPFADDRFSQVFCSHFLFLYHQQFDEEFHRQAIAELVRICRPGGEVRLYPLVGLDRKQYVHLAELISDLRQDGHEVALVPTTFRFLEGATRFLQICKKAAR; translated from the coding sequence ATGATGAGCAGGCAGGATGTGTATGAACAAGTAGGAGTAGCCATGACATGCCGGTCGCTGCAGGAGTATGTCGACATGTTTCAATTGAGTGGGGACTGGATGTCTCAAGGCCCCATTCTCGACGTGGCGGCAGGTGCATCTTCGTTCGTTGCCCAGGTACGGAAAGCTGGAGGAGATGCGGTAGCTGTCGATCCGCTTTACCTGGGGCAAGCAGAGGAGCTGTATGCCCGCGGGAAGCGGGAAATCGCAAATTCCACGGAAAAGCTGCGGAACATTGCGCATACTTACGACTGGGGCTACTACGGATCGTTGGAGCAGCATCGGCTTAACCGGGAGCAGGCGTTGGAAGAGTTTATCCAGACCTACGCGAACGATGGTACGAAGCAAATTTTCGTCCCAGGCGGGCTGCCGCGTCTGCCATTTGCTGACGATCGGTTTTCCCAGGTGTTTTGCAGTCATTTCCTGTTTTTGTACCATCAGCAGTTTGATGAGGAGTTTCACCGTCAAGCGATCGCTGAACTGGTTCGCATTTGCCGACCGGGCGGTGAGGTGAGGCTGTATCCGCTGGTGGGACTGGACCGAAAACAATATGTACACCTTGCTGAATTGATCAGCGATCTGAGACAGGACGGTCACGAGGTCGCATTGGTGCCGACTACCTTCCGATTCCTGGAGGGAGCTACCCGATTTTTGCAAATATGTAAAAAAGCCGCTCGCTAG
- a CDS encoding iron-sulfur cluster biosynthesis family protein, which yields MITITPHAAARLALLIAEEPDADKLGIKLVPTTTGCGSYTYSIAITEAGRRDRVLEINGIRFLYQEEDAGQLFGTVIDCDAVTGRFSIEHPRSVQSDCPHIH from the coding sequence GTGATTACCATTACCCCGCACGCAGCTGCACGCCTCGCCCTGTTGATCGCGGAAGAGCCTGATGCAGACAAGCTCGGGATCAAGCTCGTCCCTACGACTACGGGCTGTGGGAGCTACACATACAGCATCGCGATTACGGAAGCCGGAAGGCGCGATCGCGTACTGGAAATCAACGGAATTCGCTTTCTTTACCAGGAGGAGGACGCGGGGCAGCTGTTTGGCACCGTCATCGACTGCGATGCGGTGACAGGCCGCTTTTCCATTGAGCATCCCCGCTCCGTCCAAAGCGATTGTCCACACATCCATTGA
- a CDS encoding MarR family transcriptional regulator — MSERVRQKDERATESHGQYISAIYRHMQVLISAELAPYRIGSGQYIYLMAIAFQQPITQKALSEKLLIDKTTTAKAIAKLEAEGYVRREADPADNRYQLLYLTEAGREVVPKVQEALGRVKSKTRKGISDQEYDLLLDLLKTVLRNLTEQEEMGV, encoded by the coding sequence TTGAGCGAGCGTGTGAGGCAAAAGGACGAGAGAGCAACGGAATCGCACGGGCAATACATCTCAGCTATCTATCGACACATGCAGGTGTTGATCTCTGCCGAGCTGGCGCCTTACCGAATCGGAAGCGGACAGTACATTTATTTGATGGCGATTGCCTTCCAGCAGCCAATCACGCAGAAGGCCCTGAGCGAGAAGCTGCTGATCGACAAGACGACCACAGCCAAGGCCATTGCCAAATTGGAGGCGGAGGGATACGTGCGCAGAGAAGCCGACCCTGCCGACAACCGCTATCAGCTGCTCTATTTGACCGAAGCGGGGCGCGAGGTGGTGCCGAAGGTCCAGGAAGCGCTGGGCCGGGTCAAGAGCAAAACGCGGAAAGGAATTTCCGATCAGGAGTACGACTTGCTGCTTGACCTTTTGAAGACTGTGCTTCGAAATCTGACCGAGCAGGAGGAGATGGGCGTATGA